In Gambusia affinis linkage group LG08, SWU_Gaff_1.0, whole genome shotgun sequence, a single window of DNA contains:
- the LOC122836064 gene encoding uncharacterized protein LOC122836064: MGNKNSCNSSLAEGLNGDEKYMLSRFPGSIVYIKKWKNKYKIDGKLKIEKWQTIVGILESSVARKKGMKKAKKEDELRCAKLWLKAAIDRKEQIKKVKDKKLVESNNLFVRSEENEMVLTRRNTSAGQREQVRPTAPPPTAAAALSASVSVSTASTNTLFVKPEDNEPILAAVQAPPLRARATLPSVSPTLIPAKSPPADLTTDPLSVHTPTKLYPTLPVSPPPLYEEEGAGPSDQGHSYNLRQNRKPKVSYSLEGTEQYPMIQVPNPNPRDGQPPHIYVFRPWTLKEARKAVEGITPVSEDPDKWIEDMTGLIHSYRLNGVEAGEAAMSSLGKDWAKVRGSYTGKVINNNILIPIPYPPGANPALSDDFKAQWDPLCERVRTNFRKRANYSHLSGIKQKTGEDVDDFRLRFEKEFKVHSGITYDEGPESVYQQQLKNALMSSFRPEIEGWIKKHLVEYDVASVPQLMTWARHAEKVVKKPKTGSDVFHLEDFGEVDTSVLFRGSSRGRERNSGRGGHYEKPLRSYTPQKLQHPDGCWHCGHPGHWARHCPENKINHRRGGRWEKKQKPNSST, from the coding sequence ATGGGAAACAAAAATTCTTGTAATTCCTCACTCGCTGAGGGTCTCAACGGAGATGAGAAATACATGCTGTCCAGATTTCCTGGTAGCAttgtatacataaaaaaatggaaaaataaatataaaatagatgGGAAGCTGAAAATTGAGAAATGGCAAACAATTGTTGGAATTTTGGAGAGTAGTGTAGCAAGAAAAAAGGGGATGAAAAAGGCTAAAAAGGAGGATGAACTAAGATGTGCTAAACTATGGTTAAAAGCAGCCATAGACCgtaaagaacaaattaaaaaggttaaagATAAAAAGCTTGTAGAATCAAATAACTTATTTGTAAGgtcagaagaaaatgaaatggtgTTAACCAGACGGAATACTTCGGCGGGACAGAGAGAGCAGGTACGGCCGACTGCTCCTCCCCCGaccgctgcagcagctctgtctGCTTCTGTCTCAGTATCAACAGCCTCGACAAATACTTTGTTTGTAAAACCAGAAGATAATGAGCCCATATTAGCTGCAGTGCAGGCCCCTCCCTTGCGTGCGCGAGCCACACTGCCCTCAGTTTCTCCAACTCTCATTCCTGCAAAATCCCCACCAGCTGATCTAACTACAGATCCACTGTCAGTTCATACTCCAACTAAACTTTACCCAACCCTGCCTGTCTCCCCACCACCGTTATATGAGGAGGAAGGTGCAGGTCCCAGCGATCAGGGACATTCATATAACCTGAGGCAGAACAGGAAGCCAAAAGTTTCGTACAGCCTTGAAGGGACGGAACAATATCCAATGATCCAGGTCCCAAACCCAAATCCTAGAGATGGCCAGCCGccacacatttatgttttcagaccCTGGACCTTGAAAGAGGCCAGAAAGGCGGTAGAAGGAATAACTCCTGTATCAGAAGATCCCGATAAATGGATAGAAGACATGACGGGATTAATCCATTCATATAGATTAAATGGAGTGGAagcaggagaagcagccatgtcCTCATTAGGAAAGGATTGGGCAAAAGTGAGGGGAAGTTATACAGGGaaagtaattaataataatattttaattccaaTCCCATACCCTCCAGGAGCGAACCCCGCTCTCTCTGATGATTTTAAAGCACAATGGGATCCGTTGTGTGAGAGAGTTAGAACAAATTTTCGTAAAAGGGCAAATTATAGTCATCTGtcaggaattaaacaaaaaactggagaaGATGTGGACGACTTTCGTCTACGATTTGAGAAGGAGTTCAAAGTTCACAGTGGGATCACTTATGATGAAGGACCAGAAAGCGTATatcaacaacaattaaaaaacgCTTTAATGTCTAGTTTCCGCCCTGAAATTGAGGGCTGGATTAAAAAACACTTGGTTGAATATGATGTTGCCTCAGTCCCACAGCTGATGACGTGGGCACGTCATGCagaaaaagtagtaaaaaaaccaaaaacaggatcagatgtttttcatctgGAGGATTTTGGAGAAGTAGATACCTCTGTCTTGTTCCGTGGCTCCTCAAGAGGCCGAGAGAGAAATAGCGGCAGAGGAGGTCACTATGAGAAACCACTCCGAAGTTATACCCCACAAAAACTACAACATCCAGATGGATGTTGGCATTGTGGCCATCCTGGCCACTGGGCAAGACATTgcccagaaaacaaaataaatcatcgAAGGGGTGGCAGatgggagaaaaaacaaaagcctaACTCTTCAACATGA